A genomic segment from Pseudomonas mendocina encodes:
- a CDS encoding substrate-binding periplasmic protein has protein sequence MPAVRVWLLLLLLSPALASAELLRLVANPWPPFNDQELPGKGLASDLVEQALKRAGYSTSYVEVPWERAVLGLKRGDYDVLINAWYSAERTEYGYFSQPYLVNRIRLMQRKGGSIRFENLADLYPYSIAVIRGYAYSKEFDSDPRLLKVGVGSFEIAARMLHAGRVQLALEDELVARHVLVRELNSIRDELEFLPLPLSENGLHILVRRSHPHFREIARRFDAAIQAMSDDGSYATTLQRHAP, from the coding sequence ATGCCTGCAGTACGCGTCTGGCTATTGCTCCTCCTGCTGTCGCCTGCGCTGGCCTCGGCCGAACTGCTGCGTCTGGTGGCCAATCCCTGGCCGCCTTTCAATGACCAGGAACTTCCCGGCAAGGGGCTGGCCAGTGACCTGGTGGAACAGGCGCTCAAGCGCGCGGGCTACAGCACCAGTTATGTGGAAGTGCCCTGGGAACGAGCGGTATTGGGTCTCAAGCGCGGCGACTACGACGTGCTGATCAACGCCTGGTACAGCGCCGAGCGCACCGAGTACGGCTATTTTTCCCAGCCCTATCTGGTCAATCGCATCCGCCTGATGCAGCGCAAGGGCGGTTCGATTCGCTTCGAAAACCTGGCCGATCTCTACCCGTATAGCATCGCGGTGATTCGCGGCTACGCCTATTCCAAGGAGTTCGACAGCGACCCGCGCCTGCTCAAGGTGGGTGTCGGCAGCTTCGAGATTGCCGCACGCATGTTGCATGCCGGGCGAGTGCAGCTCGCGCTGGAAGACGAGTTGGTGGCGCGTCATGTTCTCGTGCGAGAGTTGAACTCCATTCGCGATGAGCTGGAGTTCTTGCCCTTGCCGCTGAGCGAGAATGGCCTGCACATACTGGTGAGGCGCAGCCATCCCCATTTTCGCGAGATCGCCAGACGCTTCGATGCAGCGATTCAGGCGATGAGCGACGATGGCAGCTATGCCACGACGCTACAGCGGCACGCTCCCTGA
- a CDS encoding GGDEF domain-containing response regulator — protein MRNILVIEDSPLVLKILEHLFRQENDLEPIFCASLAEAEVMLETSASLFFAAIVDLHLPDAPDGESVDLVMRYHLPCIVLSGSYNEQRRDDLLMKGVVDYVLKESQHSYEYAFRLLHRLDHNSHIKILIADDSAAQRHYIRHILEAHHYQIIEASDGKETLRQLNEHPDLDLLVLDHAMPGVSGFELVKLLRQKLRLNDLIIIGVSADPKGSLSAQFIKHGADDFLRKPFCPEELNCRVMSTLERRDLLRALKKAAQFDALTGLNNRRAFYEQGLKILQQAQREGREISVAMLDLDHFKQINDGFGHASGDSALVVFARAMSNAFPDMLLGRLGGEEFALLTLHGAEHVAQALDRLRRQCAGLHYTVGAPPLSFSAGLYQGEPEDLESLLHEADIRLYRAKQQGRARTVLA, from the coding sequence ATGCGCAATATTCTGGTCATCGAAGACAGCCCTCTGGTCCTGAAGATCCTCGAGCATCTGTTCCGCCAGGAAAACGATCTGGAGCCGATCTTCTGCGCCTCGCTGGCCGAGGCCGAGGTCATGCTGGAGACCTCCGCTTCGCTGTTCTTCGCCGCCATCGTCGACCTGCACCTGCCGGACGCACCGGACGGCGAAAGCGTCGATCTGGTGATGCGCTACCACCTACCCTGCATCGTGCTCAGTGGCAGCTACAACGAACAGCGGCGCGACGACCTGCTGATGAAAGGCGTGGTCGACTACGTGCTCAAGGAAAGCCAGCACTCCTACGAGTACGCCTTCCGCCTGCTGCACCGGCTCGATCACAACAGCCATATCAAGATTCTCATCGCCGACGACTCTGCAGCGCAGCGCCATTACATCCGCCACATTCTCGAAGCGCACCACTACCAGATCATCGAAGCCAGCGACGGCAAGGAGACTCTGCGCCAGCTGAACGAGCACCCCGACCTCGACCTGCTGGTCCTCGATCATGCCATGCCGGGCGTCAGCGGCTTCGAGCTGGTCAAGCTGCTGCGCCAGAAGCTGCGCCTCAATGACCTGATCATCATTGGCGTTTCCGCCGACCCCAAAGGCTCGCTCAGCGCCCAGTTCATCAAGCATGGCGCCGACGATTTCCTGCGCAAGCCGTTCTGCCCGGAAGAGCTGAACTGCCGGGTGATGTCGACTCTGGAGCGCCGCGACCTGTTGCGCGCCCTGAAGAAGGCGGCGCAGTTCGATGCCCTGACCGGCTTGAACAATCGCCGGGCCTTCTACGAACAGGGCCTGAAGATACTGCAGCAGGCGCAACGGGAAGGCCGCGAGATCAGCGTGGCGATGCTCGACCTCGATCACTTCAAGCAGATCAACGATGGCTTCGGCCATGCCAGCGGCGACAGCGCCCTGGTGGTATTCGCACGGGCGATGAGCAATGCCTTCCCCGACATGCTGCTCGGCCGCCTGGGTGGCGAGGAGTTCGCCCTGCTCACCCTGCATGGCGCGGAGCACGTAGCCCAGGCGCTGGATAGATTGCGCCGCCAGTGTGCCGGGCTGCACTACACCGTAGGCGCCCCACCGTTATCGTTCAGCGCCGGGCTGTATCAGGGTGAGCCGGAAGACCTGGAGAGCCTGCTGCACGAAGCCGACATTCGCCTATATCGGGCCAAGCAGCAGGGCCGCGCGCGCACTGTCCTGGCCTGA